A genomic stretch from Streptosporangium album includes:
- the thrS gene encoding threonine--tRNA ligase yields the protein MSAVPELRVTLAGAERVVAGGTTYGDLLGADGRSVVAARANGELRDLAAPVAEGDVVEPVEVGSPDGRAIVRHSTAHVMAQAVQELFPEAKLGIGPPVENGFYYDFDVKSPFTPEDLKRVEKRMREIVKQGQRFSRRPVSDEDARQELAAEPYKLELIGLKGGAADEESVEVGGAELTIYDNLDPKTGDLCWKDLCRGPHVPTTRSIPAFKLMRSGGAYWRGSEKNPQLQRIYGTAWESREKQDEYLHLLEEAEKRDHRRLGAELDLFSFPDELGSGLPVFHPKGGVIRRVMEDYSRRRHEEAGYSFVNTPHITKGNLYETSGHLDWYRDGMFPPMELEGAEYYLKPMNCPMHNLIFGARGRSYRELPLRLFEFGTVYRYEKSGVIHGLTRVRGMTQDDAHIYCTREQMRDELKSLLRFVLDLLRDYGLEDFYLELSTKDPVKFVGSDEAWEEATETLREVAESEKLELVLDPGGAAFYGPKISVQARDAIGRTWQMSTIQLDFNLPERFQLEYQAPDGTRQRPVMIHRALFGSIERFFGVLVEHYAGAFPPWLAPVQVVGIPIAEAHAPYLQDLAKKARERGIRIEVDASDDRMQKKIRNAQKSKVPFMLLAGDEDIANGAVSFRFRNGEQKNGVPVDEAINEIVDAIERRVQV from the coding sequence GTGTCCGCCGTGCCAGAACTTCGTGTCACCCTCGCCGGAGCCGAGCGTGTGGTGGCGGGGGGCACGACGTACGGCGACCTCCTCGGAGCCGACGGCCGCTCCGTGGTCGCCGCACGGGCCAACGGCGAGCTGAGGGACCTCGCGGCCCCCGTCGCCGAGGGCGACGTGGTCGAGCCGGTCGAGGTCGGCAGCCCCGACGGCCGGGCGATCGTGCGCCACTCCACCGCGCACGTCATGGCCCAGGCGGTCCAGGAGCTGTTCCCCGAGGCCAAGCTGGGCATCGGCCCGCCGGTCGAGAACGGCTTCTACTACGACTTCGACGTCAAGAGCCCGTTCACCCCCGAGGACCTCAAGCGCGTCGAGAAGCGCATGCGCGAGATCGTCAAGCAGGGACAGCGCTTCTCCCGCCGGCCCGTCTCCGACGAGGACGCGCGGCAGGAGCTGGCGGCCGAGCCGTACAAGCTGGAGCTGATCGGCCTCAAGGGCGGGGCCGCCGACGAGGAGAGCGTCGAGGTGGGCGGTGCCGAGCTGACCATCTACGACAACCTCGACCCCAAGACCGGCGACCTGTGCTGGAAGGACCTGTGCCGCGGCCCGCACGTGCCGACCACCCGGTCCATCCCGGCCTTCAAGCTGATGCGCTCCGGCGGCGCCTACTGGCGGGGCAGCGAGAAGAACCCGCAGCTCCAGCGGATCTACGGCACCGCCTGGGAGTCGCGGGAGAAGCAGGACGAATACCTCCACCTGCTGGAGGAGGCCGAGAAGCGTGACCACCGCAGGCTGGGCGCCGAGCTCGACCTGTTCTCCTTCCCCGACGAGCTGGGCTCGGGCCTGCCGGTCTTCCACCCCAAGGGCGGGGTGATCCGCCGGGTCATGGAGGACTACTCGCGGCGCAGGCACGAGGAGGCGGGTTACTCCTTCGTCAACACCCCGCACATCACCAAGGGCAACCTCTACGAGACCTCCGGCCACCTCGACTGGTACCGGGACGGGATGTTCCCGCCCATGGAGCTGGAGGGCGCCGAGTATTACCTCAAACCGATGAACTGCCCGATGCACAACCTGATCTTCGGGGCCCGCGGGCGGTCCTACCGGGAGCTGCCGCTGCGGCTGTTCGAGTTCGGCACGGTCTACCGCTACGAGAAGTCCGGTGTGATCCACGGCCTGACCCGCGTGCGCGGCATGACGCAGGACGACGCGCACATCTACTGCACCCGCGAGCAGATGCGCGACGAGCTGAAGTCGCTGCTGCGTTTCGTGCTCGACCTGCTCCGCGACTACGGCCTGGAGGACTTCTACCTGGAGCTGTCGACCAAGGACCCGGTCAAGTTCGTCGGCAGTGACGAGGCCTGGGAGGAGGCGACCGAGACGCTGCGCGAGGTCGCCGAGTCCGAGAAGCTCGAGCTCGTCCTCGACCCCGGCGGCGCCGCCTTCTACGGTCCCAAGATCTCCGTGCAGGCGCGCGACGCGATCGGCCGCACCTGGCAGATGTCGACCATCCAGCTCGACTTCAACCTGCCCGAGCGCTTCCAGCTCGAGTACCAGGCCCCCGACGGCACCCGCCAGCGTCCCGTCATGATCCACCGCGCCCTGTTCGGCTCGATCGAGCGCTTCTTCGGCGTCCTGGTCGAGCACTACGCGGGCGCGTTCCCTCCCTGGCTCGCCCCGGTGCAGGTCGTCGGCATCCCGATCGCCGAAGCCCACGCACCCTACCTGCAGGACCTGGCCAAGAAGGCCCGCGAGCGGGGCATCCGGATCGAGGTGGACGCCTCCGACGACCGGATGCAGAAGAAGATCCGCAACGCGCAGAAGTCCAAGGTGCCGTTCATGCTCCTGGCGGGCGACGAGGACATCGCCAACGGCGCGGTCTCCTTCCGCTTCCGCAACGGCGAGCAGAAGAACGGCGTGCCCGTCGATGAGGCGATCAACGAGATCGTCGACGCGATCGAGCGCCGCGTCCAGGTCTGA
- a CDS encoding DUF305 domain-containing protein has translation MAAGLVGCGAASQGERTPLVAGTGAPVILPGGPGEPGRTASPGEGLGTSEARVTAADVRFAEGMIPHHRQALEMAALVAPRSSSAALRTIGGRITAAQRPEIAAMTSWLESVGRPQAGHGDHTVTLGQMNRLRAARGAVFDELFLTLMIAHHETAMTMAGQELREGTDRTMLAVAQDVLSGQGVEIARMRRLLGG, from the coding sequence ATGGCAGCGGGACTCGTCGGCTGCGGCGCGGCGAGTCAAGGGGAGCGGACACCGCTGGTCGCGGGCACCGGGGCACCGGTGATCCTCCCGGGTGGCCCGGGAGAGCCAGGCCGTACGGCGAGCCCGGGTGAGGGGCTCGGCACGTCCGAGGCCCGGGTGACGGCGGCCGATGTGCGGTTCGCCGAGGGCATGATCCCGCACCACCGGCAGGCACTGGAGATGGCGGCGCTGGTCGCGCCCCGGTCGTCGTCGGCGGCCCTGCGGACGATCGGCGGGCGGATCACGGCGGCGCAACGGCCCGAGATCGCCGCCATGACGTCATGGCTGGAATCGGTGGGCAGACCGCAGGCGGGGCATGGCGACCACACGGTCACCCTGGGGCAGATGAACCGGCTCCGGGCGGCCAGGGGAGCGGTGTTCGACGAGCTCTTCCTGACCTTGATGATCGCTCACCACGAGACGGCGATGACTATGGCCGGGCAGGAGCTTCGCGAGGGCACGGACCGGACCATGCTGGCCGTCGCCCAGGACGTCCTGTCCGGGCAGGGCGTCGAGATCGCCCGGATGCGGAGGCTGCTCGGGGGATAG
- the pgsA gene encoding phosphatidylinositol phosphate synthase: MLKLLRPAVTRALTPLGRALARRGVSPNVVTTVGTLGTVAAALFFYPRGDLFPGTVVITFFVLADLLDGVMARMTGPGSVWGAFLDSTLDRVGDAGIFSGLAIWLTVSGQPVLAGVALFCLVAGALVSYVKARAEGLGMTCDTGLAERPERLVVGLVAAGLAGLGVPYILAAGLWLLAVASAVTVAQRLLHVRRQAVSVPPQTLR; encoded by the coding sequence ATGCTGAAACTTCTGCGCCCCGCCGTCACCCGAGCTCTGACCCCCCTGGGCAGGGCACTTGCCCGCCGGGGGGTCAGCCCCAACGTGGTCACCACGGTCGGCACGCTCGGCACCGTCGCCGCGGCTCTCTTCTTCTATCCCCGAGGAGACCTGTTCCCCGGCACGGTGGTGATCACGTTTTTCGTTCTCGCCGACCTCCTCGACGGGGTGATGGCCAGGATGACCGGTCCGGGAAGTGTCTGGGGAGCCTTCCTCGACTCCACCCTCGACCGGGTGGGCGACGCCGGGATCTTCTCGGGGCTGGCGATCTGGCTCACCGTGAGCGGTCAACCGGTGCTGGCCGGGGTGGCACTGTTCTGCCTCGTCGCCGGTGCCCTGGTGTCCTACGTCAAGGCCAGGGCCGAAGGTCTGGGAATGACATGCGACACGGGCCTCGCCGAGCGCCCCGAGCGCCTGGTCGTCGGCCTGGTCGCAGCCGGTCTCGCCGGCCTCGGCGTGCCGTACATCCTGGCCGCGGGGCTCTGGCTGCTCGCCGTGGCCAGCGCGGTCACCGTCGCCCAGCGCCTGCTGCACGTCCGCCGCCAGGCCGTCTCCGTCCCGCCCCAGACCCTCCGCTGA
- a CDS encoding SsgA family sporulation/cell division regulator yields the protein MNSATVSAELGLRLVVPDRTTVPLLAGLSYTADDPYAIRMAFHVGNDEPVEWIFARELLTVGIVRRVGDGDVQVWPARADGERTLHISLTSPFGQALFEVPLAPLTEFLHRTYELVPAGRETDFMDLDAELSNMLWSS from the coding sequence ATGAACAGCGCCACCGTCTCTGCCGAGCTTGGCCTTCGGCTTGTGGTCCCCGACCGTACCACCGTCCCCCTGCTCGCCGGACTCAGCTACACGGCCGATGATCCTTACGCGATCAGAATGGCCTTCCATGTGGGGAACGACGAACCGGTCGAGTGGATCTTTGCCCGCGAACTGCTGACAGTCGGCATCGTGCGACGTGTCGGCGACGGAGACGTCCAAGTGTGGCCCGCGCGCGCCGACGGCGAACGCACCCTGCACATCAGTCTCACGTCACCGTTCGGACAGGCCCTGTTCGAGGTGCCTCTGGCTCCGCTCACGGAGTTCCTGCACCGGACGTACGAACTGGTCCCGGCCGGTCGTGAGACCGACTTCATGGACCTCGACGCCGAGCTCAGCAACATGCTCTGGAGCTCCTGA
- a CDS encoding HIT family protein encodes MSEEPEAQHGAGTPDAFERLWTPHRMAYIKGSNKPTGPGPHDGCPFCEIPKLSDEEGLIVARGGSVFAVLNLYPYNSGHLMVCPYRHVADYADLDDDETAELADFTKRSLTALRKASGAQGFNVGMNLGAVAGAGIAAHLHQHVVPRWGGDTNFMPVVGQTRVLPQLLRDTRELLAGSWPASS; translated from the coding sequence ATGAGCGAAGAGCCGGAGGCGCAGCACGGGGCGGGAACGCCGGACGCGTTCGAAAGACTCTGGACTCCCCATCGGATGGCCTACATCAAGGGGTCGAACAAGCCGACGGGGCCGGGTCCCCACGACGGCTGCCCGTTCTGCGAGATCCCGAAGCTGAGTGACGAGGAGGGGCTGATCGTCGCTCGCGGCGGCTCCGTCTTCGCGGTGCTCAACCTCTACCCGTACAACTCCGGCCATCTGATGGTCTGTCCCTACCGGCACGTGGCCGACTACGCCGATCTGGACGACGACGAGACCGCCGAGCTCGCCGACTTCACCAAGCGGTCGCTCACCGCTCTGCGCAAGGCCAGCGGCGCGCAGGGCTTCAACGTGGGCATGAACCTCGGGGCCGTGGCGGGCGCGGGCATCGCCGCCCACCTGCACCAGCACGTGGTGCCCCGCTGGGGCGGGGACACCAACTTCATGCCGGTGGTCGGTCAGACCAGGGTGCTGCCTCAGTTGCTCCGCGACACCAGGGAACTGCTCGCCGGATCCTGGCCCGCCTCCTCGTAG
- a CDS encoding elongation factor G-like protein EF-G2 — MAEKATGGAAGAAGRAPAADRPDMVRNVVLVGHSGSGKTTLVEALLAATRTVQRPGRVEDGTTVSDFDEVEVRQQRSVNLTLAPMVHNDIKINLLDTPGYADFVGDLRAGLRAADAALFVVSAAEDVDGLTRMLWEECAAVGMPRAVVITKIDHQRADFHEVLASCQDAFGDSVAPLYLPVVTNGRMNGLIGLLTQKFYNYATGTRTENAPGPSYQEQIGEYRGALIEGIIQESEDESLMDRYLSGEEIDTKALIGDLEKAVARGGFYPVLATGAGVGALEVLQLITQGFPSPLEHPLPEITEIDGTPVPGITCDPEGPLVAEVVKTTSDPYVGRISLVRVFSGTLRPDMTVHVSGHGLADRGHEDHDVDERIGALSSPLGKLQRTTAQCVAGDIVAVAKLSRAETGDTLSGKDRPLLMASWAVPEPLLPVAIQATSKADDDKLGQALQRLVAEDPTLRLENNAETRQLVLWCMGEAHADVLLDRLSKRHGVEVEKIELRVPLRETFGGSCQALGRNVKQSGGHGQFAVCHLEVEPLPSGGGFEFVDKIVGGVVPRQFIPSVEKGVRTQMQRGVMAGYPVVDVRVTLYDGKAHSVDSSDMAFQIAGALALKEAATKVATLLLEPVDEVAVLIADDYVGAVMSDLSSRRGRVLGSEPVGTGRTLVRAEVPALEITRYAIDLRSMSHGTGTFQRTFLRYEPLPAHLVDKVAG, encoded by the coding sequence GTGGCAGAGAAGGCAACCGGCGGGGCAGCGGGAGCCGCGGGGAGGGCTCCGGCGGCCGACCGGCCGGACATGGTGAGGAATGTCGTGCTGGTCGGCCATTCCGGTTCGGGAAAGACGACCCTCGTGGAGGCGCTCCTGGCCGCCACCCGGACCGTCCAGCGACCCGGCCGGGTCGAGGACGGCACCACCGTCAGCGATTTCGACGAGGTCGAGGTGCGCCAGCAGCGCTCGGTGAACCTCACTCTGGCCCCGATGGTCCACAACGACATCAAGATCAACCTGTTGGACACCCCCGGCTACGCAGACTTCGTGGGTGACCTGCGCGCCGGACTGCGCGCGGCCGACGCGGCGCTGTTCGTGGTCTCGGCGGCGGAGGACGTGGACGGCCTGACCCGGATGCTGTGGGAGGAGTGCGCGGCGGTCGGGATGCCGCGGGCGGTCGTGATCACGAAGATCGACCACCAGCGGGCCGACTTCCACGAGGTCCTCGCCTCCTGCCAGGACGCGTTCGGCGACAGCGTGGCCCCGCTGTATCTCCCGGTGGTCACCAACGGCCGGATGAACGGCCTGATCGGGCTGCTGACCCAGAAGTTCTACAACTACGCGACCGGCACCCGGACCGAGAACGCCCCGGGTCCCTCCTACCAGGAGCAGATCGGGGAGTATCGCGGCGCGCTGATCGAGGGGATCATCCAGGAGAGCGAGGACGAGTCCCTGATGGACCGTTACCTCTCCGGGGAGGAGATCGACACCAAGGCGCTCATCGGCGACCTGGAGAAGGCGGTCGCACGCGGCGGCTTCTACCCGGTGCTCGCCACCGGGGCCGGTGTGGGGGCGCTGGAGGTCCTCCAGCTCATCACCCAGGGTTTCCCCTCTCCGCTGGAACATCCGCTGCCGGAGATCACCGAGATCGACGGCACGCCGGTCCCCGGCATCACCTGCGACCCCGAGGGGCCGCTCGTGGCCGAGGTCGTCAAGACCACCAGCGACCCCTACGTGGGCCGGATCAGCCTGGTCCGGGTGTTCTCCGGGACACTGCGCCCGGACATGACCGTGCACGTCTCAGGACACGGCCTGGCCGACCGCGGCCACGAGGACCACGATGTGGACGAGCGCATCGGCGCGCTGTCCTCGCCTCTGGGCAAGCTCCAGCGGACGACCGCCCAGTGCGTGGCCGGCGACATCGTCGCGGTGGCCAAGCTGTCACGCGCGGAGACCGGCGACACCCTTTCCGGCAAGGACCGGCCCCTGCTGATGGCCTCCTGGGCGGTGCCCGAACCGCTGCTGCCCGTGGCCATCCAGGCCACGTCCAAGGCGGACGACGACAAGCTGGGCCAGGCGCTCCAGCGACTGGTCGCCGAGGACCCCACGCTCCGGCTGGAGAACAACGCCGAGACCCGGCAGCTCGTGCTGTGGTGCATGGGCGAGGCCCACGCCGATGTCCTGCTGGACCGGCTGAGCAAGCGGCACGGCGTCGAGGTGGAGAAGATCGAGCTGAGGGTCCCGCTCCGGGAGACCTTCGGCGGCAGCTGCCAGGCTCTGGGCCGCAACGTCAAGCAGAGCGGCGGCCACGGGCAGTTCGCCGTCTGCCACCTGGAAGTCGAGCCGCTGCCCTCCGGCGGGGGCTTCGAGTTCGTGGACAAGATCGTCGGTGGTGTGGTGCCACGCCAGTTCATCCCCTCGGTGGAGAAGGGTGTACGCACCCAAATGCAGCGCGGGGTGATGGCCGGCTACCCCGTGGTGGACGTGCGGGTGACGCTGTACGACGGCAAGGCCCACTCCGTCGACTCCTCCGACATGGCCTTCCAGATCGCCGGGGCGCTCGCGTTGAAGGAGGCCGCGACGAAGGTGGCGACCCTGCTGCTGGAACCGGTCGACGAGGTGGCCGTGCTGATCGCCGACGACTACGTCGGCGCGGTGATGTCCGACCTGTCGTCACGCCGGGGCCGCGTCCTGGGCAGCGAGCCGGTCGGCACCGGGCGCACCCTGGTCCGGGCCGAGGTGCCCGCGCTGGAGATCACCCGCTACGCCATCGACCTGCGGTCGATGTCGCACGGCACGGGGACGTTCCAGCGCACCTTCCTGCGCTACGAGCCGCTCCCCGCCCACCTGGTGGACAAGGTGGCCGGCTGA
- the dapD gene encoding 2,3,4,5-tetrahydropyridine-2,6-dicarboxylate N-succinyltransferase yields MNAVQTSGAYGAGIATITPDGTVLDTWFPSPRLGDPSAPGTRRLTPQEAAEALGSEVTALLGPDEARGVEVVAVYTGIAKLSEAPADTHDAYLRLHLLSTRLVQPHGQNLDGLFGVLNNVVWTSHGPCPVEGFEAVRLRLRARGQVTVYGVDKFPRMVDYVMPSGVRIAEADRVRLGAHLASGTTVMHEGFVNFNAGTLGTSMVEGRISAGVVVGDGSDVGGGSSIMGTLSGGGKQVISIGSRCLLGANSGVGISLGDDCVVEAGLYVTAGTKVALPDGRTVKAAELSGASGLLFRRNSTSGAVEVVPRQGTGVELNSALHAND; encoded by the coding sequence GTGAACGCAGTACAGACCTCAGGCGCCTACGGTGCCGGCATCGCGACCATCACTCCGGACGGGACCGTGCTCGACACCTGGTTCCCCTCCCCGCGCCTGGGCGACCCCTCCGCTCCGGGCACCAGGCGGCTGACCCCGCAGGAGGCCGCCGAGGCGCTCGGCTCCGAGGTCACCGCGCTGCTCGGCCCGGACGAGGCCCGCGGCGTGGAGGTGGTCGCGGTGTACACCGGGATCGCCAAGCTGTCGGAGGCTCCCGCCGACACCCACGACGCCTATCTCCGCCTGCACCTGCTCTCGACCCGCCTCGTCCAGCCGCACGGACAGAACCTGGACGGACTGTTCGGCGTGCTGAACAACGTGGTGTGGACCAGCCACGGCCCGTGTCCGGTGGAGGGTTTCGAGGCCGTGCGGCTGCGCCTGCGCGCCCGCGGCCAGGTGACCGTCTACGGCGTGGACAAGTTCCCCCGGATGGTCGACTACGTGATGCCCTCCGGCGTCCGGATCGCCGAGGCCGACCGGGTCCGGCTCGGCGCGCACCTGGCCTCCGGCACGACCGTGATGCACGAGGGGTTCGTCAACTTCAACGCCGGGACGCTCGGCACCTCCATGGTCGAGGGCCGCATCTCGGCGGGCGTGGTCGTGGGCGACGGCTCCGACGTCGGCGGCGGCTCCTCGATCATGGGCACCCTGTCGGGCGGCGGCAAGCAGGTCATCTCCATCGGCAGCCGCTGCCTGCTGGGCGCCAACAGCGGCGTCGGCATCTCCCTCGGTGACGACTGCGTCGTGGAGGCCGGTCTCTACGTCACCGCGGGGACCAAGGTCGCCCTCCCCGACGGCCGGACCGTCAAGGCCGCCGAGCTCTCCGGCGCCTCCGGCCTGCTGTTCCGCCGTAACTCCACCTCCGGCGCCGTCGAGGTCGTCCCCCGTCAGGGCACCGGCGTGGAGCTCAACAGCGCGCTGCACGCCAACGACTGA
- a CDS encoding glycoside hydrolase family 25 protein produces the protein MLRGIDVSNWQGAVDWDRYADNGISFAFAKATEGGDFADRWFGRNWTGMRENWMVCGAYHFARPAGDPEVQARHFLRVVQRAGGLDRGDLLALDLETNDHLPARKVADFARRWCQAVTAQAGVRPVVYTFLTFALNGNCAGLADYPLWIAAPNNPIGRPDVPIPWHSWTIHQHSHNPLDRNVFRGTRAELTSLGYRRRNARDDA, from the coding sequence ATGTTGCGTGGCATTGATGTGTCGAACTGGCAGGGAGCCGTCGACTGGGACCGCTATGCCGACAACGGGATCTCCTTCGCCTTCGCCAAGGCGACCGAGGGAGGCGACTTCGCCGACAGGTGGTTCGGCAGGAACTGGACCGGCATGAGGGAGAACTGGATGGTCTGCGGGGCCTACCACTTCGCCCGTCCCGCGGGTGACCCGGAGGTCCAGGCGAGGCACTTCCTGCGGGTCGTGCAGCGGGCGGGCGGCCTGGACCGCGGCGACCTGCTCGCCCTCGACCTGGAGACCAACGACCATCTGCCCGCCCGCAAGGTGGCCGACTTCGCCCGCCGCTGGTGCCAGGCGGTCACCGCCCAGGCCGGGGTACGGCCGGTGGTCTACACGTTCCTGACGTTCGCGCTGAACGGCAACTGCGCCGGGCTGGCGGACTATCCCCTGTGGATCGCCGCGCCCAACAATCCCATCGGCAGGCCCGACGTCCCGATCCCATGGCACAGCTGGACCATCCACCAGCACTCCCACAACCCCTTGGACCGCAACGTCTTCCGGGGCACCCGGGCCGAACTCACCTCACTGGGCTACCGGCGCCGTAACGCCCGCGACGACGCCTGA
- a CDS encoding Asp23/Gls24 family envelope stress response protein, which translates to MTDVSVEEITEETDSPAETTTAARPFSLSLSAPPVAPVREPVSAPAAPVREPVSAPAAPVREPVAEPAAAAVVKGRIKVADEVVEKVSALAALEVTGVTGLGAGLAGTVESVRERGGIGAGAGSGRAPRGVSAHVQERTVAVDVAIVAEYGHVVMDVANEVKTNVARTVSRMLGMRVVEVNVNVEDVRLPGEGRPEATDES; encoded by the coding sequence ATGACCGACGTCTCCGTCGAGGAAATCACCGAGGAGACCGACTCTCCCGCCGAAACGACCACCGCCGCCCGCCCGTTCTCCCTGAGCCTGTCGGCTCCCCCCGTCGCCCCGGTGCGGGAGCCCGTCTCCGCCCCGGCCGCCCCGGTGCGGGAGCCCGTCTCCGCCCCGGCCGCCCCGGTGCGGGAGCCTGTCGCCGAACCGGCCGCCGCGGCCGTGGTGAAGGGACGGATAAAGGTGGCCGACGAGGTGGTGGAGAAGGTCTCCGCCCTCGCCGCACTTGAGGTGACCGGCGTCACCGGTCTGGGAGCCGGTCTCGCCGGCACGGTGGAGTCGGTCCGCGAGCGCGGCGGCATCGGGGCCGGAGCCGGTTCCGGGCGTGCCCCTCGCGGCGTGAGCGCCCACGTGCAGGAGCGCACGGTCGCGGTGGACGTGGCGATCGTGGCGGAGTACGGCCACGTGGTCATGGACGTGGCCAACGAGGTGAAGACCAACGTGGCCCGCACGGTCAGCCGGATGCTGGGGATGCGGGTCGTCGAGGTCAACGTCAACGTGGAGGACGTCCGCCTGCCCGGTGAGGGCCGTCCGGAGGCGACCGACGAGTCCTGA
- a CDS encoding glycoside hydrolase family 10 protein, which yields MRTGRPLLAAAALAVATTGAAYAFGPDAPAAKPSAPKHAAPEHTQEAATTTSGTASCKVDAEYPKRQLRGVWIATVKNIDWPSRTGLPVARQQAEYVRILDNAVKRRLNAVFVQVRPASDALYKSSLEPWSQYLTGKAGKDPGWDPLTFLVAEAHKRGLEFHAWFNPYRAAADGDVSKLPANHPARLHPDWIVRYAGLIYYNPGLPQVRDHVAAVVKDVVTRYDVDGVHFDDYFYPYPTGGAEFADGAAFKKYGKGENLADWRRSNVNKLIAQVDRTVHETKQYVKFGVSPFGIWRNRSEDPTGSATAGMSAYDSIYADARHWIRKGTVDYVTPQLYWPSGFKAADYDVLMPWWANEVKGTDVHLYIGQALYLVGTTTNAAWTSPEELPSHLAQNRKHKQVKGDVYFSAKQLLTNPLRVMDRIAKNYYSHPALLPLMKGLGGQAPAQPAEVKAQGTTLSWKTSPGARSYAVYQIPSGKVGECATADARNLVAVVPAAGGDRQTFAAAGGGAYLVSALDRLDNESAPTKATP from the coding sequence ATGCGAACCGGACGTCCATTGCTCGCCGCCGCCGCCCTCGCCGTCGCCACCACCGGTGCCGCCTACGCCTTCGGCCCGGATGCGCCGGCGGCCAAGCCCTCGGCCCCGAAGCACGCGGCGCCCGAGCACACGCAGGAGGCAGCCACCACGACCTCCGGGACGGCGTCGTGCAAGGTCGACGCGGAGTATCCCAAGCGGCAGCTGCGCGGCGTCTGGATAGCCACGGTGAAGAACATCGACTGGCCCTCGCGGACCGGTCTGCCGGTAGCGCGGCAGCAGGCCGAGTACGTCAGGATCCTCGACAACGCGGTCAAGCGCCGGCTCAACGCGGTGTTCGTCCAGGTCCGCCCGGCTTCCGACGCCCTCTACAAGTCGTCGTTGGAGCCCTGGTCGCAGTATCTGACCGGCAAGGCCGGCAAGGACCCCGGCTGGGACCCGCTGACCTTCCTGGTCGCCGAAGCGCACAAGCGCGGGCTGGAGTTCCATGCCTGGTTCAACCCCTACCGCGCCGCCGCCGACGGCGACGTGAGCAAGCTGCCGGCCAACCACCCGGCCCGGCTCCATCCTGACTGGATCGTCAGATACGCGGGCCTGATCTACTACAACCCGGGCCTGCCCCAGGTCCGCGACCACGTCGCCGCGGTCGTCAAGGACGTGGTGACGCGTTACGACGTGGACGGGGTCCACTTCGACGACTACTTCTACCCCTACCCGACCGGCGGCGCGGAGTTCGCCGACGGCGCCGCCTTCAAGAAGTACGGCAAGGGCGAGAATCTCGCCGACTGGCGCCGCTCCAACGTCAACAAGCTGATCGCGCAGGTCGACAGAACCGTGCACGAGACGAAGCAGTACGTGAAGTTCGGCGTCAGCCCGTTCGGAATCTGGCGCAACAGGTCCGAGGATCCCACCGGCTCGGCCACCGCCGGCATGTCCGCCTACGACTCCATCTACGCCGACGCCCGCCACTGGATCCGCAAGGGCACGGTCGACTACGTCACCCCGCAGCTCTACTGGCCGAGCGGCTTCAAGGCCGCCGACTACGACGTGCTGATGCCCTGGTGGGCGAACGAGGTCAAGGGCACCGACGTGCACCTCTACATCGGCCAGGCCCTCTACCTGGTCGGCACCACCACCAACGCCGCCTGGACCAGCCCCGAGGAGCTGCCCTCGCACCTCGCGCAGAACCGCAAGCACAAGCAGGTCAAGGGCGACGTCTACTTCAGCGCCAAGCAGCTCCTGACCAACCCGCTGCGCGTGATGGACCGGATCGCCAAGAACTACTACTCCCATCCGGCGCTGCTGCCCCTGATGAAGGGCCTCGGCGGCCAGGCCCCCGCCCAGCCCGCCGAGGTGAAGGCCCAGGGCACCACGCTCAGCTGGAAGACCTCTCCCGGCGCCCGCTCCTACGCGGTCTACCAGATTCCCTCCGGCAAGGTCGGCGAGTGCGCCACCGCCGACGCCCGCAACCTGGTCGCGGTCGTGCCGGCCGCCGGCGGCGACCGCCAGACCTTCGCCGCCGCCGGTGGCGGCGCCTACCTCGTCAGCGCCCTGGACCGCCTGGACAACGAGAGCGCGCCCACCAAGGCGACCCCCTGA